From the Patagioenas fasciata isolate bPatFas1 chromosome Z, bPatFas1.hap1, whole genome shotgun sequence genome, one window contains:
- the LHFPL2 gene encoding LHFPL tetraspan subfamily member 2 protein isoform X1, translating into MCHVIVTCRSMLWTLLSIVVAFAELIAFMSADWLIGKAKPSSSDDVDNRTGGSQEPYYPTLGIYGRCTRISHMQLSRRDTLCGPYAENFNEIASGFWQATAIFLAVGIMILCAVAFVSVFTMCVQSIMKKSIFNVCGLLQGIAGLFLILGLILYPAGWGCQKAISYCGHYASAYKLGDCSLGWAFYTAIGGTVLTFICAVFSAQAEIATSSDKVQEEIEEGKNLICLL; encoded by the exons ATGTGTCATGTCATTGTAACGTGTCGGTCGATGCTGTGGACTCTCCTGAGTATTGTGGTGGCTTTCGCAGAGCTCATTGCTTTCATGAGCGCAGACTGGCTGATTGGCAAAGCGAAGCCTTCAAGCTCCGACGATGTGGACAACAGAACGGGGGGGTCACAGGAGCCTTACTATCCAACACTGGGCATCTACGGGCGCTGTACCAGAATCTCCCACATGCAGCTTTCTAGACGAGACACGCTTTGTGGTCCTTACGCCGAAAACTTCAATGAGATTGCCAGTGGGTTCTGGCAGGCAACCGCTATTTTCCTAGCTGTGGGAATCATGATTCTCTGTGCTGTGGCGTTTGTGTCTGTCTTTACTATGTGCGTGCAGAGTATCatgaagaaaagcatttttaatgtCTGTGGGCTGCTACAAGGGATTGCAG gCCTCTTCCTTATCTTAGGCTTGATACTTTACCCTGCAGGTTGGGGATGCCAGAAGGCAATAAGCTATTGTGGACACTACGCGTCTGCTTACAAACTAGGAGACTGCTCCTTGGGCTGGGCTTTCTACACCGCTATCGGTGGCACTGTGCTGACGTTCATCTGTGCAGTCTTCTCGGCTCAAGCTGAAATAGCCACATCCAGTGACAAAGTGCAAGAAGAAATAGAAGAAGGGAAAAACCTTATCTGCCTCCTTTAA